In the genome of Hyphomonas sp. Mor2, one region contains:
- a CDS encoding aldo/keto reductase produces the protein MKYRNLGRSALKVSELCLGTMNFGPRTPEADAFRILDEATAAGVNFIDTANQYGGHKGVGTTETILGRWLQQHRDQRDKLVIATKVYEPMSEDVNDRGLSARHIIQACEASLKRLNIDHIDLYQMHHFDRAAAMDEIWQAMDTLIQQGKIIYAGSSNFPGWVIAKTNENARFNRRLGLVSEQSKFSLLERRIELEVLPACRDFGVGVIAWSPLAGGLLAKPADHKNGRRSAPEASAERARLAEQLDAFVELCDGLGHPPSRVALAWALHQAGVTSIAIGPATLSQLERAMTAVELQLSPEILAQLDQIFPPCGEAPEAYAW, from the coding sequence TTGAAGTATCGGAATCTTGGTAGAAGTGCGCTCAAGGTCAGCGAGCTGTGTCTCGGAACCATGAACTTTGGACCGCGCACCCCGGAGGCCGATGCATTCCGGATATTGGACGAAGCCACCGCCGCGGGCGTCAATTTCATCGACACAGCAAACCAGTATGGCGGTCATAAAGGGGTGGGAACGACAGAAACAATCTTGGGTCGCTGGTTGCAACAGCACAGGGATCAGCGGGACAAGCTTGTCATCGCCACCAAGGTCTATGAGCCGATGTCGGAGGATGTGAATGATCGCGGGCTCTCCGCGAGGCACATTATCCAGGCCTGTGAAGCGAGCCTCAAACGGTTGAACATAGATCACATAGATCTCTACCAGATGCACCATTTCGATCGCGCTGCGGCGATGGATGAGATCTGGCAGGCGATGGATACACTGATCCAGCAAGGCAAGATCATTTATGCTGGATCCAGCAACTTCCCTGGCTGGGTAATCGCGAAAACGAATGAGAATGCGCGATTCAACAGAAGACTTGGCCTGGTCTCGGAGCAAAGCAAGTTCAGTCTTCTGGAGCGGCGGATTGAGCTTGAGGTCCTGCCTGCTTGTCGTGACTTCGGCGTTGGTGTCATCGCCTGGTCTCCGCTCGCAGGGGGACTCCTGGCCAAACCAGCGGATCACAAGAACGGCCGACGCAGCGCGCCGGAGGCCTCGGCAGAGCGCGCGCGATTGGCGGAGCAGTTGGACGCATTTGTGGAGCTTTGTGATGGCCTGGGTCATCCTCCGAGCCGTGTTGCGCTCGCTTGGGCTCTTCACCAGGCGGGGGTCACGTCCATCGCGATCGGACCGGCAACGCTGTCTCAGCTAGAGCGCGCGATGACAGCCGTTGAACTTCAACTTTCACCTGAAATACTCGCTCAGCTCGATCAGATTTTCCCGCCCTGTGGAGAGGCTCCAGAAGCTTATGCTTGGTAA
- a CDS encoding NADP-dependent oxidoreductase: protein MRNRAVLLRQRPIAGIDDQTFELDTRDSPDLRDGDIRVEVKYISLDPAMRPWVHDKPNYLPPVEIGAVMRAGGAGIVTASKHDDFEVGDAVQGMFGAQSIYVGPAAVATKIDTSIAPMEAYLGGLGGTGLAAYFGLLKVGDLRKDDKVLISAAAGAVGHIAVQIAKLKGAYVVGIAGGEAKCRNVVETFGADACIDYKSESVADRLPDLFEGGIDLYFDNVGGEILEAALDHLAMRARIVVSGAIGQYDHLDEVHAPRNYLNLIGPGARMQGLLNMHWAKHFPAARKELAAWHADGRIQFHRQIEDGIETFPQVLQMLFAGKNTGKLMLKV, encoded by the coding sequence ATGCGCAACCGTGCCGTTCTTCTGCGTCAGCGCCCGATCGCTGGCATTGACGACCAGACATTCGAACTCGACACGCGCGACAGTCCCGACCTTCGCGACGGCGATATTCGTGTGGAGGTCAAATACATCTCCCTCGATCCGGCGATGCGCCCATGGGTACACGACAAGCCGAACTATCTGCCACCGGTTGAGATCGGCGCGGTCATGCGCGCAGGAGGCGCCGGTATCGTCACAGCTTCAAAGCACGATGACTTCGAAGTGGGAGACGCCGTGCAGGGCATGTTCGGGGCTCAATCCATCTATGTCGGTCCGGCGGCGGTCGCGACGAAGATCGATACCTCGATCGCGCCGATGGAAGCCTATCTGGGCGGCTTAGGTGGAACTGGCCTCGCAGCCTATTTCGGCCTTTTGAAAGTCGGAGATCTGCGAAAGGACGACAAGGTTCTGATCTCCGCAGCCGCAGGCGCCGTTGGGCATATCGCGGTCCAAATTGCGAAACTGAAAGGCGCTTATGTCGTCGGTATCGCTGGCGGTGAGGCGAAGTGCCGAAACGTAGTTGAAACCTTCGGCGCCGATGCCTGCATAGACTACAAATCAGAGTCCGTTGCAGACCGCTTACCAGACCTCTTCGAGGGTGGGATAGACCTCTATTTCGACAATGTTGGCGGCGAAATTCTTGAAGCCGCCCTGGATCATCTCGCCATGCGGGCTCGCATTGTCGTGAGCGGGGCGATCGGCCAGTATGATCATCTGGATGAAGTTCACGCCCCCCGTAACTATCTCAACTTGATCGGACCGGGCGCGCGCATGCAGGGCTTGCTCAACATGCATTGGGCGAAGCATTTTCCTGCGGCGCGTAAAGAGCTGGCTGCGTGGCATGCAGATGGCCGAATTCAGTTTCATCGGCAAATTGAGGACGGCATAGAGACCTTTCCTCAGGTTCTGCAAATGCTGTTTGCCGGGAAGAACACAGGAAAACTCATGCTCAAGGTGTGA
- a CDS encoding glutathione S-transferase family protein translates to MKLYDYPGAPNPRRVKIFAAEKGIELNLVLCDMRQRAHKTEAFLKKNPSGKIPVLELEDGRCIPESVAICRYLEAIQPEPNLFGRDAFEQASIEARHRHIEHEFWREVGISWVHGPIVAQLGLIKTIPEAKVASDKNLASYYQRLDQELSQTPFIAGDRFTIADITLLTGVDFASTLVGVPPDEGLANLARWRKEVGDRPSVKAADDAIAV, encoded by the coding sequence ATGAAACTCTACGATTATCCCGGTGCCCCTAATCCGCGACGCGTCAAAATCTTTGCGGCGGAGAAGGGCATTGAACTCAACCTGGTCCTTTGCGACATGCGACAACGGGCGCACAAAACCGAGGCCTTCCTGAAGAAGAATCCGAGCGGCAAGATACCCGTGCTCGAATTGGAAGATGGCCGCTGTATTCCGGAATCGGTCGCCATTTGCCGCTATCTGGAGGCAATCCAGCCAGAGCCTAATCTGTTCGGCCGTGATGCGTTCGAGCAAGCCTCGATTGAGGCAAGGCATCGTCATATTGAGCATGAGTTCTGGCGGGAGGTGGGGATCTCCTGGGTTCACGGCCCCATCGTTGCGCAACTCGGCCTGATCAAGACCATTCCTGAAGCCAAAGTCGCCAGCGACAAGAACCTGGCCAGTTACTATCAACGCCTGGATCAGGAACTCAGCCAAACGCCATTCATTGCCGGCGATCGATTCACGATTGCTGACATTACCCTTCTCACAGGGGTCGATTTTGCCTCGACCCTGGTTGGCGTGCCACCTGATGAGGGCCTCGCCAATCTGGCGCGCTGGCGCAAAGAGGTCGGCGATCGGCCGAGTGTAAAAGCGGCGGATGACGCCATCGCCGTGTGA
- a CDS encoding VOC family protein, which translates to MAKPSASKETQLELDPRATISDSPHGFLGSNAIILSVSDLDAMLAFYQRATDFRLISTERVTDNPAADQLYCAENTSLRCAILQAPNMRLELVEFEENIGRSTSRMPVQGPGMTHTCYQTPSSHSGYDKFVHAGAAILSTGDEPVDLGGYGVTYAYAHDPEGNMLEMEQLDPAVLERMGYFNSPVLNGEKMWLSQIALVSHDLDRLMRFYADLFGIAPSRQAEIKGNKRADAIAGLEDAHILGGWFQLNDKSKVLELWQYKSPQSAPMTDQRHPRSLGYSFVLEVTDIERACAHLNRVEGAHVLSDPVEFGTHRAVYCKDIDGNVFCLREMIGEGLAQSTRVLDR; encoded by the coding sequence ATGGCGAAGCCCAGTGCATCAAAGGAAACACAGCTTGAATTGGATCCGAGAGCGACAATCTCGGACTCCCCTCACGGGTTTCTAGGCAGCAATGCCATTATCTTGTCCGTATCGGACCTCGACGCGATGCTCGCTTTCTATCAGCGCGCAACCGACTTCCGTCTGATATCTACGGAACGCGTGACGGATAACCCCGCCGCAGACCAGCTCTACTGCGCCGAAAACACGTCGCTTCGGTGCGCCATCTTGCAAGCGCCTAACATGCGACTCGAGTTGGTCGAGTTTGAGGAAAACATAGGTCGTTCAACATCCCGAATGCCCGTTCAAGGGCCAGGCATGACCCATACCTGTTATCAAACCCCGTCCTCTCATTCGGGTTACGACAAGTTCGTTCATGCCGGCGCCGCCATACTTTCGACCGGAGACGAGCCTGTCGACCTTGGCGGGTATGGCGTCACCTACGCTTATGCGCATGACCCGGAAGGCAATATGCTGGAAATGGAGCAGCTCGACCCGGCGGTGCTGGAGCGTATGGGATACTTCAATTCACCCGTCCTGAACGGCGAAAAAATGTGGTTGTCCCAGATCGCCTTGGTCTCGCATGATCTCGACCGGCTGATGCGCTTCTATGCGGACCTGTTCGGGATCGCACCTTCGCGACAGGCCGAGATCAAAGGGAACAAGCGCGCCGATGCCATCGCGGGCCTGGAGGACGCCCATATTCTTGGCGGATGGTTCCAGTTGAACGACAAATCGAAAGTGCTTGAACTCTGGCAATACAAAAGCCCGCAATCTGCACCCATGACAGATCAGCGACACCCGCGCTCCCTCGGCTACAGTTTTGTTCTTGAAGTCACTGACATCGAGCGTGCTTGTGCGCACTTGAATCGCGTCGAGGGCGCACACGTTCTGAGCGACCCAGTCGAGTTCGGCACCCATCGAGCGGTCTATTGCAAGGACATTGATGGGAACGTGTTCTGCTTGCGCGAAATGATCGGAGAAGGCTTGGCCCAATCCACCAGAGTATTGGATCGGTAA
- a CDS encoding MFS transporter — translation MSDIRQKLPFLTKAAFGIGSVGELVFYGMVNTFMGIFYNQAIGLSNSLVGVAIMLAMLGDAVSDPVVGMISDRWRSRLGRRHPFLFLSPLPVAICLYMIFSPPEFITQTASGEGINTWLVFSWLAFWTIVSRIFLTLYVIPHLALGGELTKDPNDRSKLFSMNAIFGYVAGALFAFTAWGVFLGGESVLADGTAVPKHLDAAAYPPLVLTSCGLVLFTILLSAYGTKNRIPYLSAPPAPDGKINLLSFYKDLIGAFANKNYAFLIIGFFFFMMSVGLNETFSVFVNTYFWELETREIRWFGLAVAPAVMVGAILAPHIMKATDRKPALIGALIGIVIFVQLPVDLRLLGLMPANGAPELLPILLACSAASMFSLAIAAVAILSMLGDVADQNDLNHGLRQEGLIYSARAFFAKASNSAGHLIAGVVLDVFVVLPFEAVPGQVDEDVIFRMGLAAGPLMSVGALIAIPIYARYRLTRSEHAEILDALNARDNQREDARAADPQPA, via the coding sequence ATGTCCGATATTCGCCAAAAACTCCCCTTTCTCACCAAAGCCGCATTCGGGATTGGGTCTGTCGGGGAGCTGGTCTTCTACGGCATGGTCAATACGTTCATGGGGATCTTCTACAATCAGGCCATCGGTCTTTCGAACTCCCTGGTCGGGGTTGCGATCATGCTGGCCATGCTCGGAGATGCGGTATCCGATCCAGTCGTTGGAATGATCTCCGATCGCTGGCGCTCGCGCCTGGGACGACGACACCCTTTCTTGTTTCTTTCTCCATTGCCGGTGGCGATCTGTCTTTACATGATCTTCAGCCCGCCTGAATTCATCACGCAAACCGCGAGCGGTGAGGGGATCAATACGTGGCTGGTTTTTTCCTGGCTCGCCTTCTGGACAATCGTCAGCCGGATCTTCCTCACGCTGTATGTCATTCCGCATCTGGCGCTCGGTGGAGAGCTGACAAAAGACCCCAATGATCGTTCAAAACTGTTCAGCATGAACGCCATTTTTGGCTACGTCGCCGGGGCCTTGTTTGCGTTTACGGCCTGGGGTGTTTTCCTCGGCGGTGAGAGTGTGCTCGCCGATGGCACTGCCGTGCCCAAGCATCTGGATGCCGCAGCCTATCCACCACTGGTGCTGACCTCATGTGGACTGGTCCTGTTCACGATCCTGCTCAGCGCCTATGGCACCAAGAACAGAATTCCATATCTCAGCGCCCCGCCGGCGCCCGATGGCAAGATAAATCTTCTGAGTTTCTACAAGGATCTGATAGGGGCCTTCGCGAACAAGAATTACGCTTTCCTGATCATCGGCTTCTTCTTCTTCATGATGTCAGTCGGTTTGAATGAAACCTTCTCCGTCTTCGTGAACACCTATTTCTGGGAGCTTGAAACGCGCGAAATTCGGTGGTTCGGATTGGCGGTTGCGCCAGCGGTCATGGTCGGGGCCATCCTCGCCCCCCACATCATGAAGGCCACTGATCGCAAACCAGCCTTGATCGGGGCCTTGATCGGGATCGTCATTTTCGTGCAATTGCCCGTCGATTTGAGATTGCTGGGACTCATGCCGGCGAATGGCGCGCCGGAATTATTGCCGATCCTGCTGGCCTGCTCGGCCGCATCCATGTTCAGTCTCGCGATTGCTGCGGTGGCGATATTATCCATGCTCGGCGATGTCGCTGATCAGAATGACCTCAATCATGGGCTTCGCCAGGAGGGCTTGATCTATTCAGCGCGGGCTTTCTTCGCGAAAGCCTCGAACTCGGCCGGGCACCTGATCGCAGGCGTCGTCCTCGACGTTTTTGTTGTGCTGCCATTCGAAGCCGTGCCGGGGCAAGTGGATGAGGACGTGATCTTCCGAATGGGGCTTGCGGCTGGACCGCTGATGAGTGTTGGCGCGCTGATCGCCATTCCGATCTATGCGCGCTATCGCCTGACCCGTTCGGAGCATGCGGAAATACTCGACGCTCTGAACGCGCGCGACAATCAGCGTGAAGACGCCCGGGCTGCCGATCCGCAACCCGCTTGA
- a CDS encoding TonB-dependent receptor, protein MRKPKRLLFCAASALALTLSGPAFAQTEASDDAGDAVEEEARLNTVIVNARKTDETLFETPVAVSVVSAEFLEETGFNTVEDIVRFVPGFDLTPLNTTRATGSKIRGISTFSFSDGFESSVATVIDGVVLGREAQGFFDFFDVEAIEIIKGPQGTLFGKNASAGVVNIRTKDPEFNFGGGFDVSYGSFNEVKARGSITGPIVEDVLAYRLSGTYNKRDGVLNNTLPGEDDINDKDTYSLRGKLLFQPNEKFSATIIGDYVQEDNRCCLPTYNVAGDPTAAILFALNPNVQQLQDALTAAGITPGPGNRDIAVFDENILQESEASGIAAKLEYEVNDSLTVTSITSWRDWEIDEFNEADGISLSNVNDRNGTESNSTQFSQEFRLNGSIGDTVDYVGGLYYFDQDLDAFGQVDIQLALPFPPFFNVRTDSDRNVKTESFAVFGEATFDVTDRLSLILGGRFTDETVEATYQRTATPIIGALPFGPFFGPDYTGAQEVSEDNFSGRIIGRYFWTEDFMTYLSYSKGYKGPGIDVAVSASVANVAEPGGLPVLDAEIPTLIEAGFKSTLLDDTLLANVVLFHQDVENLQAITTNAVGVTLNEGFEKVNSIGVEADVIYTPKAIDGLTLTGGFTFNEVDIDEFTANPTLEDRRFRDAPRFFYSLTGDYRREITKSGFEGFVRAEWAWQSAKNSNSNPTPSTQIDSYGLLNLRAGFNSPDDSYGLTFSIENATDEDYQHFLFGSSYNALDGMTRSQFLGDPITYTVTLRANF, encoded by the coding sequence ATGAGAAAACCGAAACGACTACTGTTCTGTGCCGCTTCCGCTTTGGCCCTGACACTATCAGGTCCCGCCTTCGCTCAAACCGAAGCGAGTGACGATGCGGGCGACGCCGTGGAAGAAGAGGCTCGCCTGAACACGGTGATCGTGAATGCGCGTAAAACTGACGAGACTCTGTTCGAAACCCCCGTTGCGGTTTCGGTTGTCTCGGCCGAATTCCTGGAAGAGACTGGTTTCAACACGGTCGAGGACATTGTTCGCTTCGTTCCGGGATTTGATCTGACACCTCTGAACACCACGCGCGCCACGGGATCGAAGATCCGCGGAATTTCTACGTTCAGTTTCAGCGACGGATTTGAGTCCAGCGTCGCAACCGTGATTGACGGCGTGGTTCTCGGCCGCGAAGCACAGGGCTTCTTTGACTTCTTTGATGTGGAAGCGATCGAAATCATCAAGGGCCCTCAGGGAACCCTGTTCGGCAAGAACGCTTCTGCGGGCGTGGTCAATATCCGCACCAAAGATCCAGAATTCAACTTTGGCGGCGGTTTTGACGTGTCTTATGGAAGCTTCAACGAGGTCAAGGCCCGCGGCTCGATCACCGGGCCGATCGTCGAGGACGTGCTCGCCTACCGCCTGAGCGGAACGTATAACAAGCGCGACGGGGTGCTCAATAATACGCTGCCTGGCGAAGACGATATCAACGACAAGGATACCTACTCGCTGCGCGGCAAACTCCTGTTCCAGCCAAATGAAAAGTTCAGCGCGACGATCATCGGCGACTATGTTCAGGAAGACAATCGCTGCTGCCTGCCGACCTACAATGTTGCCGGCGACCCGACTGCCGCGATCTTGTTTGCCCTCAATCCAAATGTGCAGCAGCTCCAGGATGCGCTGACCGCCGCCGGGATTACACCCGGGCCAGGAAACCGGGACATTGCGGTGTTCGACGAGAATATCCTGCAGGAATCGGAGGCCAGCGGAATTGCCGCCAAGCTGGAATATGAAGTCAATGACAGTTTGACCGTGACCTCCATTACCAGCTGGCGCGACTGGGAAATTGATGAGTTCAACGAAGCGGACGGAATCTCACTGTCCAACGTGAATGATCGCAACGGCACCGAATCCAATTCCACGCAGTTCAGCCAGGAGTTTCGCCTGAACGGATCGATTGGCGACACTGTCGATTATGTTGGCGGTCTGTACTATTTCGATCAGGACCTCGATGCCTTTGGCCAGGTCGATATTCAACTGGCCCTACCTTTCCCTCCTTTCTTCAACGTCCGGACTGATTCAGACCGGAATGTGAAGACGGAGAGTTTTGCGGTCTTCGGCGAAGCCACATTTGATGTCACCGATCGGCTCTCTTTGATCCTCGGCGGCCGCTTCACAGATGAAACCGTGGAAGCCACCTATCAAAGAACGGCAACCCCAATCATTGGCGCACTGCCTTTCGGTCCATTCTTCGGCCCCGATTATACCGGCGCTCAGGAAGTGTCCGAGGATAATTTCTCGGGACGCATCATTGGTCGGTATTTCTGGACCGAAGACTTCATGACCTACCTGTCCTATTCCAAGGGCTATAAAGGCCCTGGCATTGATGTCGCGGTTTCCGCCTCGGTTGCCAATGTCGCCGAACCCGGTGGCCTCCCGGTTCTCGACGCCGAGATCCCGACGCTCATTGAAGCTGGGTTTAAGTCCACGCTGCTGGACGACACCCTGCTCGCCAATGTCGTTCTGTTCCATCAGGATGTGGAAAACCTGCAGGCGATCACAACCAATGCCGTGGGCGTCACCCTCAATGAAGGGTTTGAGAAAGTGAACTCGATCGGGGTCGAGGCAGATGTCATCTATACGCCAAAAGCGATCGATGGCCTGACATTGACCGGCGGCTTCACATTCAATGAAGTCGATATTGACGAATTCACGGCCAACCCGACTCTTGAAGATCGCCGTTTCCGCGATGCGCCACGTTTCTTCTATTCCCTGACCGGCGATTATCGCCGCGAAATCACCAAGTCCGGTTTTGAGGGATTTGTACGCGCAGAATGGGCCTGGCAGTCAGCCAAGAATTCGAACTCCAACCCGACGCCGTCCACGCAGATCGACTCTTATGGGTTGCTCAACCTGCGGGCCGGCTTCAACAGCCCGGATGACAGCTATGGCCTCACCTTCTCCATCGAGAATGCGACGGATGAGGACTATCAGCACTTCCTGTTCGGGTCGTCTTACAATGCGCTCGACGGCATGACCCGGTCGCAGTTCCTGGGTGATCCGATCACCTACACGGTCACGCTGCGCGCCAACTTTTAG
- a CDS encoding nuclear transport factor 2 family protein yields the protein MKRLGTEAQVQLIESLYKTFNAKDLDGLLRHYHPDVEYVNEPKHIHLKSLQDLSAQWRTHAGKVGIELTPQQVFAIPGGVFSQVREVLRTPEGEVFFDGLVGHAYQIEGDLIRRCDILEPDAYVDGKPSRSAVPTD from the coding sequence ATGAAACGCCTCGGCACTGAAGCTCAAGTGCAGCTGATTGAATCTCTCTATAAGACGTTTAACGCCAAAGACCTGGACGGCTTGCTCCGGCATTATCATCCGGATGTCGAATATGTGAATGAACCCAAGCACATTCATCTGAAAAGCCTTCAAGACCTGAGCGCCCAATGGCGCACGCATGCGGGAAAGGTCGGGATTGAACTCACCCCGCAACAGGTGTTTGCCATCCCGGGCGGCGTGTTCAGCCAGGTCCGGGAAGTCCTTCGGACCCCCGAAGGTGAAGTGTTTTTTGATGGCCTGGTTGGTCATGCCTATCAGATCGAAGGCGACCTCATCCGCCGATGCGACATCCTCGAACCAGATGCATATGTTGATGGCAAACCGAGCCGTTCTGCGGTCCCAACAGATTGA